A stretch of Blattabacterium cuenoti DNA encodes these proteins:
- the ligA gene encoding NAD-dependent DNA ligase LigA, giving the protein MDHEIEKKIYKLRKELSKHNYTYYNSNTSDISDYHFDKKLKELLFLEKKYPELYDPNSPTIEIGSKIMENNNGRDAVYHKYKMYSLQNTYSKKELIIWKKRIDQSIRSLSFVCELKYDGVSINLIYKNGILTNAVTRGNGEKGEDVTDNIKTIKSIPLKLIGRNYPTYLEIRGEIFIPIKNFMKINKKRIIDGKTPYANPRNTASGTLRIRDSKEVEKRDLVCIVFHAKGKNLPFNTQYEAIKYIKNWGFQIPEKARFCKNMKEIFLFIDFWNLWKDKLPYQTDGIVIKVNELEKQSILGFTNKYPRWAIAYKFKQRLSETKLLDLTFQVGRTGIITPIAHVAPISISGTTVKRVALYNVNFIKKMGIHYEDSLLLEKSGNIIPKVTEINIKKRLNQTFPVLFLSKCPSCHSVLTNKNQLFYCTNHNCFSQRIEKIKHFVSEKAMNIKRIGSKIITKLYKKGFLYNFYDLYQLKKENLIQIDGIKEKLADHIINSIENSKNIPFCRVLYALGIRHVGEYISKKLTESFLDIHSLMHTNYNHLISISGIGKKIAESILTYFSSIENQYIVQILIKKGLHFSTFSTMMKKCSFFEEKSFVFTGKLNSMTRNKAKNIVENLGGKVYNSVNNKINFIVVGINFGSKLEKSMKKNHIQVLTENIFLDMLKEAKKEKMFE; this is encoded by the coding sequence ATGGATCATGAAATAGAAAAAAAAATATATAAACTAAGAAAAGAATTATCGAAACATAACTATACATATTATAATTCAAATACTTCGGATATATCCGATTATCATTTTGATAAAAAATTAAAAGAGTTACTTTTTTTAGAGAAAAAATATCCTGAATTGTATGATCCTAATTCCCCCACAATAGAAATAGGTTCAAAAATTATGGAAAATAATAATGGAAGAGATGCAGTGTATCATAAATACAAAATGTATTCTCTTCAAAATACCTATTCTAAAAAAGAATTAATAATTTGGAAAAAACGAATCGATCAATCAATTCGTTCTTTATCCTTTGTATGCGAATTAAAATATGATGGCGTATCTATTAATTTAATTTATAAAAATGGGATTTTAACAAATGCAGTCACTCGTGGAAATGGAGAAAAAGGAGAAGATGTTACAGATAATATAAAAACTATAAAATCTATTCCATTAAAATTAATAGGTAGAAATTATCCTACATATCTTGAAATACGTGGAGAAATTTTTATTCCTATAAAAAATTTTATGAAAATAAATAAAAAACGTATAATCGATGGAAAAACTCCTTATGCGAATCCAAGAAATACGGCTAGTGGAACATTGAGAATTCGCGATTCTAAAGAAGTAGAGAAAAGAGATTTAGTTTGCATCGTATTTCACGCCAAAGGAAAAAATTTGCCTTTTAATACACAATATGAAGCTATAAAATACATAAAAAATTGGGGATTTCAAATCCCAGAAAAAGCACGTTTCTGTAAAAATATGAAAGAGATATTTCTTTTCATAGATTTTTGGAATTTATGGAAAGATAAACTTCCTTACCAAACGGATGGTATAGTTATTAAGGTAAATGAATTAGAAAAACAATCTATTTTAGGATTTACGAATAAATATCCCCGTTGGGCTATCGCCTATAAATTTAAACAAAGATTATCTGAAACCAAATTATTAGACTTAACGTTTCAAGTAGGACGTACTGGTATTATTACTCCTATAGCCCATGTTGCTCCTATTTCAATTTCAGGAACCACAGTGAAAAGAGTTGCCCTATATAATGTAAATTTTATAAAAAAAATGGGAATTCACTATGAAGATTCCCTTCTACTAGAAAAATCAGGAAATATTATACCAAAAGTAACAGAAATTAATATAAAAAAAAGGTTGAATCAAACTTTTCCTGTATTATTTTTAAGTAAATGCCCATCATGTCATAGCGTTTTAACAAACAAAAATCAATTATTTTATTGTACAAATCACAATTGTTTTTCTCAAAGAATAGAAAAAATAAAACACTTCGTAAGCGAAAAGGCTATGAACATAAAAAGAATTGGAAGTAAAATAATAACAAAATTATACAAAAAAGGTTTTTTATATAATTTTTATGATTTATATCAATTAAAAAAAGAAAACCTAATTCAAATAGATGGAATCAAAGAAAAATTGGCGGATCACATTATCAATAGTATAGAAAATTCTAAGAATATTCCCTTTTGTAGAGTCTTGTATGCTTTAGGTATTCGTCATGTAGGAGAATATATTTCAAAAAAACTAACAGAATCCTTTTTAGATATCCACTCTTTAATGCATACAAATTACAATCACTTAATTTCTATTTCAGGGATTGGAAAAAAGATTGCAGAAAGTATACTTACTTATTTTTCAAGTATTGAAAATCAATACATCGTTCAAATTCTTATCAAAAAAGGATTACATTTTTCTACTTTTTCCACTATGATGAAAAAATGTTCTTTTTTTGAAGAAAAATCTTTCGTATTTACAGGAAAATTAAATAGTATGACTCGAAACAAAGCCAAAAATATAGTGGAAAATTTAGGTGGAAAAGTATATAACTCTGTCAATAATAAAATTAATTTCATAGTAGTTGGAATAAATTTTGGTTCCAAATTAGAAAAAAGTATGAAAAAAAATCACATACAAGTTTTAACAGAAAACATTTTTTTGGACATGCTAAAAGAGGCAAAAAAAGAAAAAATGTTTGAATGA
- the rpsF gene encoding 30S ribosomal protein S6 — translation MLKHYENIMIITPILSDDQAKKTAKEYENYLIQKKGKIVYQEHWGLKKLAYPIQKKQSGCYHLFEFLLHSNFISDLELKLRQDERILRFLTVKLNKYGIEYAEIRRKKLLKKDE, via the coding sequence ATGCTAAAACATTATGAAAATATCATGATAATAACTCCTATATTATCTGATGATCAGGCAAAAAAAACAGCGAAGGAATATGAAAATTATCTGATCCAAAAAAAAGGAAAAATAGTTTATCAGGAACATTGGGGTTTAAAAAAACTAGCTTATCCTATTCAAAAAAAACAAAGTGGTTGTTATCATTTATTTGAATTTTTGTTACATTCTAATTTTATTTCTGATTTAGAATTAAAATTGAGACAAGATGAGCGTATTTTACGTTTTTTAACTGTAAAATTAAATAAATATGGAATAGAATATGCAGAAATAAGAAGAAAAAAATTATTAAAAAAAGATGAATAA
- the rpsR gene encoding 30S ribosomal protein S18: protein MNNLEDKDNTKQIVESDLRYLSPIKIETKIEKKYCYFEKRNIKYIDYKDPIFLIKFLNAQGKILPRRITGTLQKNQNKLNAAIKRCRQIGLLPFITDDLR from the coding sequence ATGAATAATTTAGAAGATAAAGATAATACAAAACAAATAGTAGAAAGTGACTTAAGGTACTTATCTCCTATTAAGATAGAAACAAAAATAGAAAAGAAATATTGTTATTTTGAAAAAAGAAATATTAAATATATAGATTATAAGGATCCTATATTCTTAATAAAATTTCTGAATGCACAAGGTAAAATTTTGCCACGTCGTATTACAGGAACTTTACAAAAAAATCAAAATAAATTAAATGCGGCTATCAAAAGATGTAGACAAATCGGTTTGTTACCTTTTATAACAGATGATTTAAGATAA
- the lon gene encoding endopeptidase La: MLLKNIFTESGFESEAEFIPLMSQDEEDQLLKDDIPEQLCILTVRNMVLYSGIVFPIIAGKSGSIQLLQDAYGFDKTVGVLTQKNSGIENLSEKDLYSIGTVAKILKLLKMPDGNTTVILQGKRRFKVNRFIQNDPYFKAEIIALEENKPSVKDKEYLALVESIKEIAIKIIQDNPNIPSEASIAIRNIESPSFLINFVAANMNLATRDKQKLLEYNDLKKRAMETLRFLNVEHQQIKLKNDIQSRVRNDMDQQQREYFLHQQIKAIQEELGDISYEKEIDEMRAKASRKKWPKEAKKQFDRELLKMQRTNPQMPEYTVQRNYLELMIDLPWGRYSKDNFDLEHAQKILDRDHYGLEKVKERIIEYLAVLKLRGDMRSPILCFYGPPGVGKTSLGRSIATAMKRKYVRISLGGLHDESEIRGHRRTYIGAMPGRLLQSIRKVGTSNPVFVIDEIDKMGLGTNGDPSSAMLEVLDPEQNTSFYDNFLEMGYDLSKVLFIATANSLSHIQPALIDRMEVIEMNGYTVEEKTQIVKKHILTKQLKENGLKKSYLILGTKQIEKVIESYTRESGLRTLEKHIAKLARYVAKHIAMNKKYIKHLSIDKIENILGIPNDPNRYEENNVPGVVTGLAWTHFGGDILYIESSLSKGKGNLSMTGNLGEVMKESATIALQYIKTHYKEFNIDPIMFDEKNVHVHVPEGAVPKDGPSAGITMLTSLVSSFTKRKLKPHVAMTGEITLRGKVLPVGGIKEKILAAKRANIKEIILSQDNKKDIEEIKPEHLKGLTFDYVRNMNDVIHLALL, from the coding sequence ATGTTGCTAAAAAATATATTTACAGAATCTGGGTTTGAGTCTGAAGCTGAGTTTATCCCATTAATGAGTCAAGATGAAGAAGATCAGTTACTCAAAGACGATATTCCGGAACAATTGTGTATCCTAACAGTAAGAAATATGGTTTTGTATTCTGGAATTGTTTTTCCAATTATAGCAGGGAAAAGTGGATCCATACAATTGTTACAAGATGCTTATGGTTTTGATAAAACCGTTGGGGTATTAACACAAAAAAATTCTGGAATAGAAAATCTTAGCGAAAAAGATTTGTATTCTATTGGAACGGTTGCTAAAATATTGAAATTATTAAAAATGCCTGATGGAAATACTACTGTTATTTTGCAAGGAAAAAGGAGATTCAAAGTAAATCGTTTTATTCAAAATGATCCATATTTTAAAGCAGAAATTATAGCTTTAGAAGAAAATAAACCTTCCGTAAAAGATAAAGAATATCTTGCTTTAGTAGAATCTATAAAGGAAATTGCTATAAAAATTATTCAGGATAACCCAAACATCCCATCAGAAGCAAGCATTGCTATTCGCAATATAGAAAGTCCTTCTTTTTTAATTAATTTCGTAGCAGCTAATATGAATTTAGCTACCAGAGATAAACAGAAATTGTTAGAATACAATGATTTAAAAAAAAGAGCAATGGAAACATTACGTTTTCTAAATGTAGAACATCAACAAATTAAATTAAAAAACGATATTCAATCCCGTGTTCGTAATGACATGGATCAACAACAAAGAGAATATTTTTTACATCAACAAATTAAAGCTATACAAGAAGAATTAGGAGATATTTCTTATGAAAAAGAAATTGATGAAATGCGTGCAAAAGCCTCCAGAAAAAAATGGCCAAAAGAAGCAAAAAAACAATTTGATAGAGAATTGCTAAAAATGCAAAGAACTAATCCTCAAATGCCAGAATATACAGTACAAAGAAATTATTTAGAATTGATGATTGATCTTCCTTGGGGAAGATATTCAAAAGATAATTTTGATTTAGAACATGCACAAAAAATATTAGATAGAGATCATTATGGGTTGGAAAAAGTCAAAGAACGCATTATAGAATATTTAGCTGTATTAAAATTGAGAGGAGATATGCGTTCTCCTATTCTTTGTTTTTACGGTCCACCTGGAGTGGGAAAAACTTCTTTAGGGAGATCTATAGCTACCGCTATGAAAAGAAAATATGTACGTATTTCTTTAGGAGGATTACATGATGAGTCAGAAATACGTGGACATAGAAGAACTTATATAGGAGCCATGCCAGGAAGACTTTTACAGTCTATACGAAAAGTAGGAACTTCCAATCCAGTATTTGTGATTGACGAAATAGATAAAATGGGGTTAGGAACCAATGGGGATCCTTCTTCTGCTATGTTAGAAGTTTTAGATCCAGAACAAAATACCTCGTTTTACGATAATTTTTTAGAAATGGGGTATGATTTATCCAAAGTATTATTTATTGCTACAGCAAATTCTCTTTCTCACATACAACCAGCTCTCATAGATAGAATGGAGGTTATAGAAATGAATGGATATACGGTAGAAGAAAAAACACAAATTGTAAAAAAACATATACTTACTAAACAATTAAAAGAGAATGGATTAAAAAAATCATATCTGATACTTGGAACAAAACAAATAGAAAAAGTCATTGAAAGTTATACTAGAGAATCTGGATTAAGAACTTTAGAAAAACACATTGCTAAATTAGCACGTTATGTAGCTAAACATATTGCGATGAATAAAAAATATATCAAACATTTAAGTATTGATAAAATAGAAAATATTCTTGGAATACCAAATGATCCAAATCGTTATGAAGAAAATAATGTACCTGGAGTAGTGACAGGTTTAGCTTGGACTCATTTTGGAGGAGATATTCTATATATTGAATCCAGTTTATCTAAGGGAAAAGGTAATTTAAGCATGACTGGTAATTTAGGAGAAGTTATGAAAGAATCTGCAACAATCGCTTTACAGTACATAAAGACTCATTATAAAGAATTTAACATAGATCCTATCATGTTCGATGAAAAAAATGTACATGTTCATGTTCCTGAAGGGGCTGTTCCAAAAGATGGTCCATCTGCAGGAATTACAATGTTAACTTCTCTAGTATCAAGTTTTACAAAACGAAAATTAAAGCCTCATGTAGCTATGACAGGAGAAATAACTCTGAGAGGAAAAGTTCTTCCTGTAGGTGGAATTAAAGAAAAAATTCTAGCGGCTAAACGTGCTAATATTAAAGAAATTATTCTTTCACAAGATAATAAAAAAGATATAGAAGAAATTAAACCGGAACACTTGAAAGGGTTAACCTTTGATTATGTTAGAAATATGAATGATGTGATCCATTTAGCTTTGTTGTAA
- the lysA gene encoding diaminopimelate decarboxylase, giving the protein MNHREHLIQLANKYGTPLYIYDSCKIQNQYRKMKKAFSEIKSLIINYACKANTNLNILKFFKKLGSGLDTVSIQEVELGLKAGFQPRKIIFTPNGVSIQEIKKAASFGVRITIDNLSILEQFGEYNPNYSVGIRINPHIMAGGHLKISVGHIDSKFGISYYQIPHMKRILKNTGLKIEGFHMHTGSDISNIKSFLEGVQVLLQIATDFPNLDYIDFGSGFKVPYTKNDIKTDLSTLSNSITDKFKVFCKTYGNQVTFIFEPGKFLVSESGYFLVHVNVIKHTTSTVFAGVDSGFNHFLRPMFYDAYHCIENISNPNGRFRFYTVVGYICESDTFGLNRKIQEIREGDILCIKNAGAYCFSMSSNYNSRYRPSEVMILNGKDFLIRKRETMQDLIRNIVEIDI; this is encoded by the coding sequence ATGAATCATAGAGAACATCTAATTCAACTAGCAAATAAATACGGAACTCCTCTTTATATATACGATTCTTGTAAAATACAAAATCAATATAGGAAAATGAAAAAAGCTTTTAGTGAAATTAAAAGTTTAATCATTAATTATGCTTGTAAAGCTAATACAAACCTGAATATATTGAAATTTTTTAAAAAATTAGGAAGTGGATTAGATACCGTATCTATACAAGAAGTAGAACTAGGATTAAAAGCGGGGTTCCAGCCTAGAAAAATCATATTTACCCCCAACGGGGTTTCTATTCAAGAAATAAAAAAAGCTGCTAGTTTTGGGGTTAGAATTACTATAGATAATCTATCAATTTTAGAACAGTTTGGAGAATATAATCCAAATTATTCTGTAGGGATTAGAATCAATCCACATATTATGGCAGGAGGACATTTAAAAATTTCAGTAGGACATATAGATTCTAAATTTGGGATTTCTTACTATCAAATTCCTCATATGAAAAGAATATTAAAAAATACAGGACTAAAAATAGAAGGATTTCATATGCATACAGGATCCGATATATCAAACATAAAATCCTTTTTAGAAGGAGTTCAAGTATTATTGCAAATAGCTACCGATTTTCCAAATCTTGATTATATTGATTTTGGTAGTGGGTTTAAAGTTCCATATACTAAAAATGATATCAAGACAGATCTTTCTACTTTAAGCAATTCGATTACAGATAAATTTAAAGTTTTTTGTAAAACTTATGGAAATCAAGTCACTTTTATTTTTGAACCAGGTAAATTTTTGGTAAGTGAATCTGGATATTTTTTAGTTCATGTAAATGTCATCAAACATACTACTTCTACTGTATTTGCTGGGGTTGATTCAGGGTTTAACCATTTCCTTCGTCCTATGTTTTACGATGCTTATCATTGTATTGAAAATATTTCTAATCCAAATGGTCGTTTTCGTTTTTATACAGTGGTAGGATATATTTGTGAATCGGATACCTTTGGATTGAACCGTAAAATTCAAGAGATCCGTGAGGGAGATATTTTATGTATTAAAAATGCAGGAGCTTACTGTTTTTCTATGTCTTCTAATTATAATTCTCGTTATAGACCTTCTGAGGTTATGATTTTAAATGGAAAAGATTTCTTGATAAGAAAAAGAGAAACAATGCAAGATCTTATCAGAAATATAGTAGAAATAGATATTTAA
- a CDS encoding N5-glutamine methyltransferase family protein yields the protein MYLYEFYRLFKKTLKNLYPEPKELETLFFLLTTHIFQCDQTNILLQLGNKEKINFLIYKKLIKKLWELKKNRPIQYVIGKAYFFDMEFIVNEKVFIPRPETEELVLWILQEHKSHNFVQIFDIGTGSGCISIILKKRKLGMIHAIDFSHEILDIARKNAKLHNVEISFEKVNLLKEMIPTSKMNNNSVSIIVSNPPYIRLSERKFLHPNIIQYEPIQALFVPDEDPFIFYKKIFFCIKKKFAGIVYVYFEINQFIYLDVIELLSKIGFLNIEIRKDFQGYSRMIRAVYYAYNKRIL from the coding sequence ATGTATTTGTATGAATTTTACCGTTTATTTAAAAAAACTCTTAAAAATTTATATCCAGAACCTAAGGAGTTAGAAACTCTCTTTTTTTTACTTACTACTCACATTTTTCAATGTGATCAAACGAATATACTGTTACAATTAGGTAACAAAGAAAAAATAAATTTTTTAATTTACAAGAAACTAATAAAAAAATTATGGGAATTAAAAAAAAATAGACCTATCCAATATGTAATTGGAAAGGCCTATTTTTTTGACATGGAATTCATCGTGAATGAAAAAGTATTTATTCCAAGACCAGAAACAGAAGAACTGGTATTATGGATTCTACAGGAACATAAGAGTCATAATTTTGTTCAAATATTTGATATTGGAACAGGAAGTGGATGCATTAGTATTATCTTAAAAAAAAGAAAATTGGGAATGATTCATGCCATAGATTTTTCTCATGAAATCCTTGATATAGCCCGTAAAAATGCAAAATTACATAATGTAGAAATTTCATTTGAAAAAGTGAATCTTTTGAAAGAAATGATCCCTACATCAAAAATGAACAATAATTCTGTTAGTATTATTGTTAGTAATCCCCCTTATATTAGACTATCCGAAAGAAAATTTCTACATCCAAATATTATTCAATATGAACCTATTCAAGCTTTATTTGTTCCTGATGAAGATCCTTTTATTTTTTATAAGAAAATTTTTTTTTGTATAAAAAAAAAATTCGCTGGAATAGTTTATGTTTATTTTGAAATAAACCAGTTTATTTATTTAGATGTTATCGAATTACTAAGTAAAATAGGGTTTCTAAATATAGAAATAAGAAAAGATTTTCAAGGTTATTCACGAATGATTCGTGCAGTATATTACGCGTATAATAAAAGAATATTATAA
- the rplI gene encoding 50S ribosomal protein L9, with translation MKIILKKDVDNLGFQYDELDVKPGYARNYLIPKGYAILALPGNVKHINETLKQRSKKERFLIDKSKKIEDKLKKLIIKIPVKVGKGGKLFGSINNQELMKVLKNEGIYIDKKFIRIPGNKVIKTIGKHQASIRLHRKREFTFNFEVFTSSSST, from the coding sequence ATGAAAATTATTTTAAAAAAAGACGTAGATAACTTGGGGTTTCAATACGATGAATTAGATGTAAAACCTGGTTATGCCAGAAATTATTTAATTCCTAAGGGGTATGCTATTTTAGCATTACCTGGTAATGTAAAGCATATTAATGAAACATTAAAGCAACGTTCTAAAAAAGAACGTTTTTTAATTGATAAATCAAAAAAAATAGAAGATAAATTAAAAAAATTAATTATTAAAATACCCGTTAAAGTAGGAAAAGGAGGAAAGTTATTTGGTTCTATTAATAACCAAGAACTTATGAAAGTTTTGAAGAATGAAGGAATTTATATAGATAAAAAATTTATCAGAATTCCTGGAAATAAAGTCATTAAAACAATCGGAAAACATCAAGCTAGTATACGTCTGCATAGAAAAAGAGAGTTTACGTTCAATTTTGAAGTATTCACTTCTTCCTCATCAACCTAA
- the gltX gene encoding glutamate--tRNA ligase: MSRDFVRVRFAPSPTGPLHLGGIRTALYNYLFAKKHGGTFILRIEDTDKKRFVSNSELYILETLKWCQIEPDEGVGYGGPHFPYYQSKRWNIYRIYINKLLEKGYAYYAFDTDKDLDKKRKEYSNRGLTFSYNSKNRITLNNSLTMTREELHTKLKSCYSYVIRFKIKPGEKLKMHDLIRGNIIVDTDHLDDKVLLKSDGVATYHLANTIDDHLMKITHVLRGEEWLPSMSLHILLYRAFGWNIPYFAHLPLILNKNGKGKISKRNADGLDFPIFPIQWEVPDSHIIIPGYRELGYFPEAFVNMLALLGWNPGIKREIFSMKELIHLFSLERIKKSSIYFDIKKANWFNKKYLINEKKKEVFTFLCEKLRKRSIDIGKDYLWKVIHLTIDRIHFIHEIWEHSFYFFIYPDSYEANFFNKICNRNTVYQLEKAIVLLSDTASPLFTSVNLKSLLTETIKEKKIILKLLRLALVGILIGIDLFIILEMLGKEESIRRIKKLRSNIKEKI; encoded by the coding sequence ATGTCACGAGATTTTGTAAGAGTTCGTTTTGCTCCTAGTCCTACAGGTCCACTTCATTTAGGTGGAATAAGAACTGCTTTATACAATTATCTTTTTGCTAAAAAACATGGTGGAACATTTATTCTTAGAATAGAAGATACCGATAAAAAAAGATTTGTTTCTAATTCTGAATTATATATTCTTGAAACACTAAAATGGTGTCAAATAGAGCCTGATGAAGGCGTGGGATATGGAGGGCCTCATTTTCCTTATTATCAGTCAAAAAGATGGAATATTTATCGTATTTATATAAATAAGTTGTTAGAAAAAGGATATGCTTATTATGCTTTTGATACAGATAAAGATCTTGATAAAAAAAGAAAAGAATATTCCAATCGTGGATTAACGTTCTCTTATAATTCTAAAAATAGAATAACCCTGAACAATTCTTTAACTATGACAAGAGAAGAATTACATACTAAATTGAAATCTTGTTATTCTTATGTCATTCGATTTAAAATAAAACCTGGAGAAAAATTGAAAATGCATGATCTCATACGTGGAAATATAATAGTGGACACCGATCACTTAGATGATAAAGTATTATTAAAATCAGATGGAGTAGCTACTTATCATTTAGCTAACACAATTGACGATCATCTAATGAAAATAACTCATGTTTTAAGAGGAGAAGAATGGCTTCCATCTATGTCCCTACATATCTTATTATATAGAGCATTTGGTTGGAATATTCCTTATTTTGCACATTTACCTTTAATTTTAAACAAAAATGGAAAAGGAAAAATTAGCAAAAGGAATGCAGATGGTTTAGATTTTCCTATATTTCCTATACAATGGGAAGTACCAGATAGTCATATCATTATACCTGGATATAGGGAATTGGGTTATTTTCCAGAAGCATTTGTGAACATGTTAGCTTTATTAGGATGGAATCCTGGAATAAAAAGGGAGATTTTTTCTATGAAAGAATTAATCCATTTATTTTCTTTAGAAAGAATAAAGAAATCTAGTATTTATTTTGATATAAAAAAAGCAAATTGGTTCAATAAAAAATATTTAATAAATGAAAAAAAAAAAGAAGTATTTACATTTCTTTGCGAAAAATTAAGAAAACGTTCTATTGACATAGGTAAAGATTATTTATGGAAAGTGATCCATCTAACGATAGATAGGATCCATTTCATTCATGAAATATGGGAACATTCTTTTTATTTCTTTATTTATCCTGATTCTTATGAGGCTAATTTTTTCAATAAAATATGTAATCGAAATACGGTCTATCAATTAGAAAAAGCAATAGTATTATTATCTGATACCGCTTCCCCCCTATTTACATCTGTAAATTTGAAGTCTTTGTTGACAGAAACAATTAAAGAAAAAAAGATAATTTTGAAATTATTACGTTTAGCTTTGGTAGGTATTTTAATAGGAATTGACCTTTTCATAATATTAGAAATGCTAGGAAAGGAAGAAAGTATACGACGTATAAAAAAATTAAGGAGTAATATTAAGGAAAAAATTTAG
- the mnmE gene encoding tRNA uridine-5-carboxymethylaminomethyl(34) synthesis GTPase MnmE has translation MLDDDTIIALATPVGSSAISIIRISGKHSISIVDNIFISIKSGKKLKNQSTHTIHLGYIIENNNLLDQVLVSIFKYPFSYTGENMIEISCHGSDYIQQQILQLLIRKGTRLARPGEFTFRAFLNKKVDLSQAEAIADLISSENKAYHEISFQQIKGTLSKTIHNLRNKLLYFASLLELELDFSEEENMIFFNRKELFSFLQKLEKILKDLIESFSLGNAIKKGIYAVIIGEPNVGKSTFFNQIIQEDLSIISHIEGTTRDCVKGEVILNGILFHFWDTAGIRNTEDPIEIMGVQKTINKIKESQVILYIFDSSNSDKKKQIDIIRDIQKIQEKHPLKNIFAIANKSDISHYHNFDHIKSKVSYFFEISARSRSEVKKILNTLSLLFIKNLKEKKVVVTQNRHYEALKLSLKEVLLADEALHKGLSEDLVSIYIKEALRYLGEITGERITNEDILKNIFSKFCIGK, from the coding sequence ATGTTAGATGATGATACCATTATTGCTTTAGCAACACCTGTTGGATCCAGTGCAATTTCTATTATTCGTATTTCTGGAAAACATTCCATATCTATTGTTGATAATATTTTTATATCCATAAAATCGGGAAAAAAACTGAAAAATCAATCTACACATACGATTCATTTAGGGTATATTATAGAAAATAACAATTTATTAGATCAAGTATTAGTTTCTATTTTCAAATATCCTTTTTCTTATACAGGAGAAAATATGATAGAGATATCTTGTCATGGATCAGATTACATTCAACAACAAATTTTGCAATTACTAATCAGAAAAGGGACACGTTTAGCTCGTCCTGGAGAATTTACATTTCGTGCTTTTTTAAATAAAAAAGTAGATTTATCACAAGCTGAAGCCATAGCTGATCTAATTTCATCTGAAAATAAAGCCTATCATGAAATATCTTTCCAACAAATCAAAGGAACTTTATCTAAGACTATTCATAATTTAAGGAATAAATTGTTATATTTTGCGTCTCTTCTAGAATTGGAATTAGATTTTTCTGAAGAAGAAAATATGATTTTTTTTAATAGAAAAGAATTGTTTTCTTTTTTACAAAAATTAGAAAAAATATTAAAAGATTTAATTGAATCTTTTTCATTGGGAAATGCTATAAAAAAAGGAATTTATGCAGTCATTATTGGAGAACCAAATGTGGGAAAATCAACTTTTTTCAATCAGATTATTCAGGAAGATCTTTCTATTATATCACATATAGAAGGAACTACTAGAGACTGTGTAAAAGGAGAGGTTATTTTAAATGGAATTCTTTTTCATTTTTGGGATACAGCAGGAATTAGAAATACTGAAGACCCCATAGAAATCATGGGAGTTCAAAAAACCATAAATAAAATAAAAGAGTCTCAAGTTATTTTATATATTTTTGATTCTTCAAATTCAGATAAAAAAAAACAAATAGATATTATTCGTGATATTCAAAAAATACAAGAAAAGCATCCACTAAAAAATATTTTTGCAATAGCGAATAAGTCGGATATCTCTCATTATCATAATTTTGATCATATAAAATCAAAGGTTTCTTATTTTTTTGAAATTTCTGCAAGAAGTCGTTCTGAAGTGAAAAAAATCCTAAACACTTTGAGTCTTTTATTTATTAAAAATTTAAAAGAAAAAAAAGTAGTTGTTACACAAAACAGGCATTATGAAGCTTTGAAACTTTCATTAAAAGAGGTTTTATTAGCTGATGAAGCTTTACATAAAGGACTTTCAGAGGACTTAGTTTCTATATATATTAAAGAAGCATTGCGGTATTTAGGGGAAATAACTGGAGAAAGAATAACAAATGAAGATATTCTAAAAAATATTTTCTCAAAATTTTGTATTGGAAAATAA